The DNA sequence GTGACCTATAAAGAGAAAATTAATTAGGGAATAGACATTATTACCTTCTTACCATCTATGACATGGTCTTGTTCAATAACTTTATCGGCATCAGTTGGATTAGCAAATGTAACAAACCCAAAACCCCTTGGGTTCCCAGAGTGTTTGTTAAGTATTATAACAGAGTCTGTTATCTCTCCAAACTGGGAAAAGTACTTTTCAAACTGGcctgaaaataacaaattagtTCTTCTATCATAATGGAATTCATGTTGAAAATAAAATTGGAAAGGTAGGACTctatatttaaatcaatttaatCTTTTACAGGAATTGAAGGAGACACAGTGGAATTTGATATTGGTttttagaaagaaagaaaatcaaACAACAATGCCGTAAATTCTCACACATCTCATCTCAAATAACTCAAGAATACAAACATGTCCAAAAGAATAAACTGAGCATTATTCATTCCCATCTTACAATATTATCATGaacaagtaattaaataaatattaagcaaGTACCTTTACTTGTGCTCCAAGAAACCCCTCCAACGAAAAGTTTTCTGCAACATAACCAAAGAAAAACATATTACAGTACAAGAgattaaaaaacagaaaaatagaaTAACCCTTGTTCTGCACTTAAATCAAGCACCCTTATATATTGAAAGCTAAATCTTCTACAATACAAAATTCATAAGACCTTCCTGAAGCCGAATAATTAGGGCCAGTTGGAAGGTCCACCATGGCTGCACCGTTTTCGTACTGATCCAGTTCAGAACCCATTGTGGCTTTTCAAATTAGCTTTTTTCAAGGTACAAAGAGATCATGATAGTAGCTTCactttaaagaaatatattaaattttatacagACCAAGGCTCTGAAATTTCTCAGAGGCTTCTTCTACAATCCCTGGCCCGGCAAGAGAAAGAGGGATGGAGAAATTTACAAGACACTGGGAACTGAGTTTGATAGTTCCATACAAATTCATGGATACTTCCATccaaatcttttaagatatttcatGTACAATATTGTAATTtgaaataagaagaagaagaactatgCTTTCATATGTGGAAAATATGAAGACTTGTCCCATGTATTTCCCCGCGTATTATAGCACATGAAACAATCCAAggatttttctaaattttaatattatattatattcctCACCTAATCACAACAACCTTTTCTtacattgaaaaaaaaaaaaaactactttccTCCTCCTTTACTAAGAATTTGCAAATCCCCTCCTAGAACGTAGAAACTCCTCCTCTCCATTCTTATGAACTCTCCAtgaaatcaaataataataataataaaaaaaattgtttgcgaAATAAATTTCTCTAAACTATTTTTGTAGCTCAAGCTGTAATTGTAAATCATATTTTCAAGTCTAGAATTGAAATATTGTAATTCACAAACATGTTAATTTTACACTTTTAAGTCATGAGAATATCAATACTAAAAGTACTTAAATTGAAGCATACTTTAtgtaaataatcaatttttgctTACTAAAATTGGATTAATAATTACTATCCAAATTCCCCTAAACAATACTGGAAATTCttactaaaattattttgaatatatCTTGAtaataatttcattcaatttcaaCTACTTAAAAAACGTAATAGTTTTAATCCATACATTAAATGTTACGCTAAACCAAACATCTGAACTGAATATATTTAGTCATTCTATTTCATTTTCTATGCATAAATAAATGGTAACAAAATGTTTGACTTTTTgtattttagttgaaaataaaatttctttGGGACAAGTCCCGGTAATTCTGTATCTACCGATACTACAACCTAAAATATTcacaaaattagaaagaaatacAAGATTCAAGACACGACAAAAGAGTTAAGTAAACAGAAGATATGCTAAAATGAGAAGTAAACACTAGGCAAAAGAGCACCACAAAAAAACATACATTACATCATGAAAAAGACACCCAAGTAATAGTAAAATACTAATCAATATACATCCATTATTCACCACCATCCTAttcttcatcatcatcgtcAAATTCTTCGTCTTCTTCATGATTTCCGCTTGTTTCTTCCTCTTGGTCCAATTCATCATCACCAGCAATAAACCCTCCAAGtgtttcatcatcatcatcatcatcatcatcatcatctctgTCATTCTTATTCTGTCGAGATTTTTTACTGCCTTGAGTGTCCTCGTGAGCTGATTTGTCACGATCCTTTGATCTTGTAGAGTATTTTGGCCTATTATTAACTTTTCCCACATTAGAAACGACAATGTCATTATCATCTTCACTTTCACTCTCAGCCATCCAATCATCATCCTCATTTTCTTCATTCtttttcctcttcttcctcaaactctttttctttttcttctcaaaatcATCATCATCGTCATTATCCTGACCACTATCATTCTTATCTTCCTCAATAAACCAGTCCCAGTTCTTCACATCACGAATCATGTGCTTGGGATAATAGTCAAACTCATGTCCCATCACAACCAAACCAAACTCTGCACATtccaagaaaaatttcaaataatcatgccACAAGGAATTCAAATGGAATTAACCATTAAAAAAAGAGCTTATATCAAGGTTATGATATATATCATTATTCAAACAATTTCAAGTCAAACAAAGCTTATGCAAATACCTCAAAATTTCATTTCCTAAATTTCTACCAATTATCAGCCAGTACTTTATAACATTCGAAACAACTCGCATCCGTAGTCCATACCACATATGCTAAATTTAActcttatcttttattttttgttatcatTACAATAGAGATAGAAAGTGGAAAGAAAATCAAAAGTATAATGATTTTCAAATATCCCGTATCAGAATTTCAATTTCAGTTGATTTGACACAGAAAACAAGTTTGAATGAAAGTAGTTCACAAAATGTCACTGTAGCACAAATTTTACCACAAATCGTTCAggatattattattactattattttggCTTTGAGCAATATAGTTTAGAGGCCAAACCTTTAACAGGGTCAATGCCTGAAACATCAAAACTCTCAAATTCCGACACACTTCCCAAACTCTCCGTCAATTCACTCTCACTTTCCAAACCCATCTTCTTCTCTCCACCTTCAACCCCAATTTTACTCAATTTGAACCAAATGGGTCCCTTTCCAGACACGCAGAACCAATCCCCTGGGGCCAACTCACCCTTCTCCGATCTTCTGAAAACCCTAACTTCCTCCTCACTCTTGCTCCAAACCCAAACAGGGTTCCGCCCCAGCACCTCAAACCAAACCCTGGGCTCCGACTGGATGGAGTCCGGTTTAACTTCGAGAGCAAAGTGACGACGAGAGACCGTTCGGTCGTCCGTACTGATCCCGAAACCTCTACCAAACACGGTCTTGTGATCATCATGAAGATCGATTTTGGCTCCGTCTTGGCCTTCGATCTCCATGGAATTGGAAGTGGAGTAGAGTTTTGCGATTTACGGATTTACCCCCAACCCAAAAAtaattgttacttttttttttacaacgGAACAGAACAATGTGGATATCACGTGGTGAGCACGTGGGATAAGATTTTTAAGAgtagagaagaagaaaacaaacgACAAAACGACAACCTTTTATCGCTtctggagagagagagagagagcattgGTATTTGGTGGTCGTAAATTGATTACTTTGCCTTCCATGTCCTTTCGCGCTCACTCTACAAatcaaattttctttttcaatagaaaataataatctCCTTTCTCCaaataaaagaacaaaaaataatttctaatgtaaaaataatgataatgcAATATGAATGGTAacgtaatataataaaaattataataagagTGATATTATTATGACGTTTGATTTGATATTTTTAGTAAGGAGGAATTATTATTATACAAATTTATGTcatattgtaatttaattttgaattaatttttgttCATTATCTCTGATTCTCTAATTGGAAATGACGAAAAAGGATGGTTTTATGTGAGAGGTGTGGAGCAAAACTAAGTCTTGGACTCTTGTTTCAATATGCGGCTCTCTATttaattcttcttcttcttcttcctagtTTAGGTGTTCTCTACTGAATCGAaggtactctctctctctctctctctctctctctctctctctctctctctctctctctctctctctctctctctctctctctctctctctctctctctccattttCCTCATTTAGTGAgtgtgtgtatgtatatgtggAGAAAGAATTGTATGATTTTGCTTTCTTTTGTTTCTTAAAAATGGGTTTGCTTTAGTTAGAGTTGAAACTCTACGATGACTTTTTTGCTCTCAGGATAACAAACCCAATTGGCCAATTATCATACTTTTTAGGAAAATTTTCTGCAATTTCATGCGAAATTCCCCAACATTACTACAAATCTAAAAATGTTATcatatctttttcttttactaAAAGTCTTATATAAATTTCATTGTGTAAAATAAAGgtaatatcttttttttcttttaaaaagttAATAAATCCGAATTCTCATTTTCTAAaggtatattttctttcttccaaaaaaaaaaaggtatattttctttttgtacacttttctttcaaaaaaaataaaaaaacaaagttaTTAACTCGCATTTggcaatattataattttttgagaGTTTATTTTGGGTCTTGGAAACATACAATTACACCAAATATGGGGTAATTTCCAAGACCCAAAATAATTcccttttaattcaattttttttttcgaaataaaaCCCAACTTAATTTAACCTAACCTTACATAAATTATTATGGAATCTAAACTCGTTGATAAGAGCTAAAACGACTTGGATAAAAACCCAAAATTTAAGATGAAACTCGagcgtaaaaaaaaaatacacttatTTATTTAGTAAATATTAATATGTCGACTCCAATCGACGGGAAAGAAACttagtgcatgtttggcatcatactaaaaaactgttttctgtttttaaaaacagaaaattattttttgaaaacaatttgttTGTTTGGCGCTTGTTTTTGAAAAGCGATTTTGAAAAACAAAGTTCTGAAAAacgaattttgaaaacaacaaaatgttgttttttgttttaaaagcaATTCTTTTAGtcgatattatttttaaaaaatacttaacCAAAAACTCGCTTTTTAAAagcttgtatttttttgttttcatttccaaaaacaattttttgaaaacaaaaaacagaaagcaataccaaacatgctcttaaAAATTGtgcatttattttttcttcttatctCTTTCACAGTTCCATCATCGGCTAAACACAAAGACACTGGCTTTTGCTTCGTCCGGCAAAGCTGTTGTTCCTTTTACATAttcaatttgaaaataataaaccCTAAATTATCTCTCGGCCGCTGCTCCACTTGGGTCCGCCGGCCAACCCACTTCGCCGGCTCTTTAACCCGTCATCGCTGCCAGGTATTTCATgttactatgtattttatttatttctatgtATGTTTCGATTTGACATTTTAGGAATGTTGTACTGAGCTTTGGTTCTCGTTAGTGAAATTGAAATCCGGGTTACCATGTTGATAAGAAATCAATTTTTGGTTGTGTTGATTTCCGAAACCCATCataaaggttatttatttgagtctttaaatcacaatttaCGGATTATTTTGCTTTTTCTTTGATTCACAGAaggattttcttcttcttttatttatttttttttttcacatatacATGTGTGTCGAGTTTTGTAATTGTAAAGACCTATCCTTTAATGTCCTATCAAAACAATTTTGACAAAATACAGTGGGGCGTATCTCCCCACTAGAACCTTCATAGTTTTGGCTCTGAACTTTAGTGGTTATTATAGATATTGGATACAGATTTCAACTTCTGGTTTAAAACAGTTGGGAAGAAATATTTAAAGTTGGTGGCTTTtgctatttttgtttttcatatgTTTCTGGTGATGACTGATGAGACTCCATTACTGTATTGAATGACTGTATCAGTGTCCAATTATGGTTTGAGAAATATGTCAATTAACtagattttattttctttccctCTACTTCTGTCATTTACCACTGGATCACTGCTATTTTACAACTAGTAACTTGTCCTAAAGGGAGAAAGCACAAATTGCAGTAATCAATGAATCATATGTTGATGTTtgcattttttattgtttttttttttgtcagttAAAATGACTACAATTGCGGATCCAGGACCAACTGATAAATCTGTGCTCTATGATCAAGATAGTCATGTTTCTTCAGCAGTTTGGGATGGCCAGGTTGGATGGAAATTAAAGTTTGTTTTTACCAGTTATttctttattaaaataaaattataataaaattacttTATGTTTCAATTTGTGGTTTAAACTGATTACGGCATTTGAAGGAGCGAGGGGTTCTTAGATGTCATGAGCACACTTCAATGCTGGAACAGTGGAAACTCACCCCTGAACAAATTGAGTTGGTTGAGAAAGCTGGATTTGGGTACCTTAGAGTGATTCCCTCTTTTTCTCTTGATAATTCACTCATCTCAGCCCTCGTGGAGAGGTGGAGAAGAGAAACTAATACATTTCACTTTCCTGTTGGGGAGATGACGATAACTCTTGAAGACGTAGCCCTGATTCTTGGGTTGGCAATTGATGGAAAACCTGTTATAGGTGCTTCATCAAACACACCCAGCTCAGTTTGTGAAGCTCTTCTAGGCAAAGCACCAGAGGACCTAAATGGTGGAATGTTGAAGCTAACTTGGTTGAAAGAGTCCTTCTCTAAATGTCCTGAGGATGCTTCTCCTGAAGTAATTGAGCGTTATACGCGGGCCTATCTTTTGTATCTCGTTGGCAGCACTGTATTTTCCACAACAACTGGGAACAAAGTCTCTATCATGTATCTTCCattgtttgaaaattttgacGAAGCAGGAAAATACGCATGGGGAGCAGCAGCATTGGCATTCCTGTATAGAACTCTTGGCAATGCTTCTCTCAAATCTCAAGGCACCATTAGCGGTTCTTTGACTTTAGTTCAGGTAAGCAGGTTAACTATTATAGCTTCTTATTTTATTCTCCCTCAATTTTGCATGAATGGGTTCTcaaagtttatatttttgtaaGGGTTGTCAAAGCATATACTTTTTTTATAACGATTTTATATTGTTCTCTTTAGTGCTGGAGCTATTATCACCTTAATCTTGGCCGACCAAAGATCAATGAAGATACGAGTGGTAGATTTCCATTTGCACTTAGGTGGAAAGGAAGACAAAGTGGATCAAGATCAACATCCAATATAATTGCTTACCGCAAGGCTTTAGATTCCCTTACACCTTGTGATGTAGGTGAAGAGATGACCCACTTAATAACTAcatatggattttttttttttttttggttcaggatttaataaaatttgaattgTTGATAACAAATGCAGGTTCAATGGCTTCCCTACAAAGATTTAGATTTCTCAGTAGTACCAGAACATATAAAGGATAACTTAGACCTGAGAAGATCAAAGACTATGCTGATATGCTTTGACAAAGCAGAAAAACACATGCCAGATCGctgtttaaggcaatttggttTGCCACAATCAATCCCAGAGAAAGTCAAGCGTTGGGAGAAAAAAATTCGGACCCCGGGTCCTGGAAAAGATTTGACAAATGATGCAGAATCTGAAGCTAAAGTTAAATTGCAAGCAGAGTTAAAAGAGTGGTTGGAACGTAAACTTCTTATTGTGGAAGTTggtgatgatgttgatgaaagtGAGTACATGCAGTGGTATGAAAAAATTACCCGAAGATTTTTAGGAAGACCTGAATCACTAGAATCTGAGTTTCAGAGAACAGTAAGTTGACACAAAAAAAGTCcctttccatcttagtagtcaTTTATTTACTGGAATACTTGGATGTGATTGAACTATTCTTTACAGGTTGCTGCCATGAAGGAAATTGCTAGTATAGCAGAGTCAGTGTCAATTGATCGGATGGATTCTCGGGATAAAAAGTTGCTTAACGAAATTAAGAGCTCGGTGCATAACTGTTTGACAGAGATTGTTGGAGAAGCACGAAAAGGTAGACGCAAGAGTGTTTCCAAACGTAAAAGGTCAGATGATTCCAACAGTAGAGAAGACTAACCATGGAGTACATGAAAATGTCTGAATGCTCATTATGTTAAGTTCACACTTTATTGTGTATGGCAAACATGCTCAAGTTATAGAATCATGGTCTTTAATTATAGATCATCTTCCGTAGATTGTGATATTATAGGCGAATTAGTTATTGTATTTGTATGAATGATTTATGGAAGCGTTAGTGTAACACAACCTTTCTGAACAATAAGACACAAGTCTAAGGTTGTAGAATGTACAAGAAAGAACAATCACGCTTCTGAACAAGTTATTGTAGTACTTGATTGTTTATTGTTGCTGTACTGTGGAGTGTTTCTACAATTGAATTGCTCGAATGGTTGATACCCATCATTAATTACAAAGCATCTGCCATTGTTAAAATGTTATCACTTTTCTTTtcataagagaaaataagatataTGGACTAAAAAACAATATTTGATCTTTGAACAAATTAACAATGATTCCTGGAATCTCAACAGTTTTGAGATGTTAAGCCTTTTCAACTGGCTTCAAGTTATTTTGCTACTGCGCTCTTTGCTTTCTTCTGGAGCATTTCTTTCCTCTGCTTGCTTTAAGATGAACTTGTTGTTTGTCCTTGTCTTTCAACTGGAGTACTTTCTTCTTCTGTTTGCTTGAAGTGATCCTCATTGTTCTGTCCTTGTCTTTCAACCTGTGTACTTTCTTCTTCTGTTTGCTTCAAGTGATTCTCATTGTTCTGTCCTTGTCTTTCAACCGGATTACTTTCTTCTTCTGTTTGCTTCAAGTGATCCTCATTGTTTTGTCCTTGTCTTTCAACGGGAGTACTTTCTTCTTCTGTTTGCTTCAAGTGATCCTTATTGTTCGGTCCTTGTCTTTCAACCGGAGTACTTTCTTCTTCTGTTTGCTTCAAATGATCCTCATTGTTCTGTTCTTGTCTTTCATCTTGAGTATTTCCTTCCTTTATAAGCATAGAGTTGGCCTCATTGTTTAGCCCTTGGCTTTTGCTTTGCCCTTGGCTTTTATCTTGAGTACCTTCTTCCTCTACTTGCATCAAGTTGGCCTCACTGTTTTGCCCTTGGTTTTCATCTTGATTGTTTCCTTCCTTTTTTTGCATCATGTTGGCCTCATTGTTTTGCACTTGGCTTTTATCTTGGGTACCTTCTTCTACTAGCATCAAGTTGGTCTCATTGTTTTGCCTTTGGCTCTCATCTTGACGATTTCCTTCCTTTTTTTGCATCaactcggcctcattgttttGCCCTTGGCTTTCATCTTGACTATTTCCATCCTTTTTCTCCATCAAGTTGGCCTCATTGTTTTGCCCATGACTTTTATCTTGAGTACCTTCTTCTTCTACTTGCATCAAGTTAGCCTCATTGTTTtgctcttggctttcttctcgACTATTTCCTTCCGGTTTTTGCATCGAGTTGGCCTCATTGTTTTTCCCTTCGCTTTTATCTTGAGTACCTTCTTCCTCTACTTGCATCAAGTTATCACCTTGAATACTTGCTTCTATTTCCCGCACTGAATTGACCTCATTGATTTGCCCTTGTCTTTTATCTCGACTACTTTCTTCCTCTACTTGCATCAAGTCAGCCTCATTTCTTTGTGCTTGGCTTGCACACGGAGTACCTTCCTCCATCGCTCGAATCAAATTGACGTCATTATTTTGCCTTAGGCATTCATCTGTATTACTTTTTTCTTCCACTGCTTTGACCTCATTGTTTTGCTCTTGGCTTTCATCTGGAGTACTTTTTTTTAATGGTTGCTTCAAGTTGACCTCATAGTTTTGCCCTTGGCTTTCATCTTGAGTAATTCTTTCCCCTGCTTGCTTCAAGTTGGCATCATTGTTTTTCCCTTGGCTTTCATATGGAGTACTTCTTTCCTCTACTTGCATCAAGTTGACCTCATTGTATTGCACTTGGCTTTCATATGGAGTGCTTACTTCCACTGCTCGCTTCAAGCTGGCCTCATAGTTTTGCCCTTGGCTTTCATCCAGAGCACTTCCTTTCTTAGATTGCTTCAAACTGACTTCGTAGTTTTGCCCTTGGCTTTCATCTGGAGCACTTCCTTTCTCAGAATGCTTCAAGCTGACCTCGTAATTTTGCCCTTGGCTTTCATCTGGAATACTTCCTTTCTCAGCTTGCTTCAAGCTGACTTCATTGTTTTGATCTTGCCTTTCAACTTGATCCTCGGCTTGCTTCAAGTTAACCTCATTCGTTTGCTCTTGGCTTTCATATGGAGCACCCCCCTTCTTAGCTTGATTCACGTTGACCTCACTGTCATTTGGAACACACCCCTCAGCTGACTTTTGAACCCCATTTTCAGTCACCTGCTATTgagaatattatatataatagtatTAGAATAATAGTTTGGACGATAATGGTAATAAACACCAATGTCTACATTGTGAATAACTAAACATGAAGATCAACTCACTCTAGCTGAAATAATATGCTTCAGTGCAGCAATAAGCTCAAAGAGATACTCAAACGCAGCCTTGTGAGGCTCCTGTATTAAAATCCACTACTTTTAGAACCTCTAATAAGTTACTAACACTGATAGAATGAGTAGctgaaaaaattgtatttttacctGCAGATCTGATGGTAGAGGGAGTCCTTCTACCATAGGGGCCCTAGGAATTGGGACAACTTGCACGCCACCTGCATCATCTGCCAATGGAACACTCCATGAAGGGGGATTGGAAATGCCCAATGCCTCAAAATCGACCTTAGAGCTTATCCAAGGAGGAAAAATACTTCGAGATGAAGATGAACGATCTGTTGTAGGCTGTCCATGCACCTGTGAAAAGTACAGGCATTGAACAGTGCCAATCATACAAATTTTGTAAGAAATTATCAAGAAAAAAACACCCAGACACACTAGCAGAGCCCTAATTTCTGCCCTATTCTGCTTTTTCATGTCCTTGCGCAATAGGATGACAATGTGTTTATGTTCAAACCTCTGGCCTTTCTACAGCTTTGAATGAGTGGAAAGATGGCCTTTCAAAGTTTGGGGGCTTCAGTATAGCAAATGCTccttcattgtaatatttggtTTCGCCAAACTGcaagtttcaaaaaattatgAGGATCTGACAAAAGATATACAAACAAATTATGAGGAAAAATAACCTCTTCTGCACCACTGTTAACATCTGGACTTTATTCTACTTATGAATAACTACAACATTCTCCCAAGTCAGGCATGTAAGAAATTTGTGGAAGAAAGACACCAAATATGCAAGgaagataaaagaaaataccTGTGGGTAATCTGGAGCACTAAATAAAGTGTAGAGTGTCCCTGATTCTCCATGGTGATCCATACTGTACCCACTCAGCATGTCTCCAAAATCATCTTGACCAGCTCTTGCATCAGGGCCTTCATGAGATCTTAAGATCAACTGTTAAGCAATACGACCATAAAAGCCAATCTTTGCATCAAATACTCTTTAAGCTCCTCTCTAAATTATCCACACTATTAAACAACGGTTTAAACTATACATGAGGATTTGAaagcaaaaatattaattggctATGAGAGTTTTTAAAAATCAAACCAACTCATCATCAATACAAACAAAGAAATGCATACATTGACAATATGTTTTGAAAGCTGCTATTTTGGTGGTCTAATTTGTAGATCAGTAATATGAACAAAACACAAATACATAGGCAAATGTCTCAAATGTCACTTATAATCCAATGAACTTgatgaaatttaaattaaggaCAGCATAAAAGTATACCTTTAAATTTGATTGTTTCAAAAAAGCCTCGGTGCAATCAGGACCCCAAGATAGACCCATTCCTTGATTCACACTCTCAAATAGACCATCATCCATCGATGGATTTGACCATAGCACATCACCCAATAATACATTTGGACCTCCATCTGGAGCATCTATAAGAAGACGATTCACCTTAGACAAGTCTTCTAATGAACCTAGCTCCACATTGTGTGCCCTCTTTCTCTTAGTCCTCCGAAAAGGTCCAGTATGTGTGCTTCGGAAAAGACCTCCATGAGTGGTGTACACACAACCTGCTATAATTGAGGCCAAAGGAAGATCTTTAAAGCATTCCACACAATTCTTGTAGACCATTTCACCTTGGTCACCAAATTTGGTTTTCACCTCTTGCTCGAAACCGTATATTGATGTACTAAATTTGGTCTCGTGGTTTCCTCGTAGAAGATACACTCTATTAGGCATCAAAACCTAAGCATACAATAAGACCACCTATAATTAGAAGTGTATTGACataatacataaatatttatatacatcaATCAAACAAAAACACATTAAAGAGAAATTGCTAGTTAGAACATTGAATTTTCCACCTACCAGTAGAATAATTTATGTAGGCACAAAAAGAATGCAGGTTCTAAATCTTTTCAACAATCAAATAGACCCCATGACGCTGAAACTGTACTGAGTGTACCAAGCTTAATATCTTACCACTTAAATACATTTAAGAAAACAAAGGTATTTCCAATCTacttgaccaaaaagtaggtgCTTAAGAATAACAAGTTCAGTGAAAGAGAGTATACTCCAACAAATACAATTATCACTGCCTTATCTTACCTTCCAAGCCAACAAGACCAGAAACACCTCTAAGCCCCACGCACCTCTGTCTACATAATTTccattaaaaacataaaattgctTCTCAGAAGGCAGcccaacaattttaaaaatattgagtaAATCATGGAATTGTCCATTCACATCACCCACTACAGCAACCCTAGAATCTTCTCCTTGGCAATCAACTGCCACACAATTTGGCTCCTTGGATAGAATACTTGAAGCAGCATTAAGTAATTTATCCACCACAGCAAGCGGCATGAGAGACCAAAACTCTGATGGTGGGTCCCTCTTTGAAGACCGCTCAAATGAAAACATCAAATTTTTCACCCAATCTAAGGTTATTTTCCCACCTGGGGGCCATACAACAGGTCCTCGAAAGGGTGAGAGTGAGACCTTATtctgattatctgtatttttaGGTTCAGATGTCTCACTaaagtttttttgcacattaTTCTGATCATCAGTTCTCAACGCATCAGCTTCCATCTCATCAGTTCTTAGCTCAACAGATTCCACCATCTCACTCCTACCATCTTCACCTCGTAACTCGTCAGCTTCCACCATCTCAATATGACCATCTACAATTCTTAACTCACCAACTTCCATCATCTCATTCTGACTATTTTCAATTCTTAACCTATCAGCTTCTGCCATCTCGTAATTACCATCTTGAGCTCTTAACTCATCAATTTCCA is a window from the Cannabis sativa cultivar Pink pepper isolate KNU-18-1 chromosome 1, ASM2916894v1, whole genome shotgun sequence genome containing:
- the LOC115706989 gene encoding uncharacterized protein LOC115706989 isoform X2 encodes the protein MPAEDMSRRKERLVDESKKIVENINEMTFANLNDQQVHSLMTMREIARGIVNNRVEKVTKSDVKKALSFSIEKMVGSCKDVSNILSRIPCDGMDDEQTQSVSRMKEIVSMIVTRRAKVSTTRREPVESVSGVDAETVESKMGEALIPANRDIDIGGLQRRLFENEALEVGAQARNKDSQNESMPSGNGAVPLIGEQVVMHVDGSETTSNEMQIGQVEGMMFDDVQLVVEIDDLRTEGGQNDLMEIDELRAQDGNYEMAEADRLRIENSQNEMMEVGELRIVDGHIEMVEADELRGEDGRSEMVESVELRTDEMEADALRTDDQNNVQKNFSETSEPKNTDNQNKVSLSPFRGPVVWPPGGKITLDWVKNLMFSFERSSKRDPPSEFWSLMPLAVVDKLLNAASSILSKEPNCVAVDCQGEDSRVAVVGDVNGQFHDLLNIFKIVGLPSEKQFYVFNGNYVDRGAWGLEVFLVLLAWKVLMPNRVYLLRGNHETKFSTSIYGFEQEVKTKFGDQGEMVYKNCVECFKDLPLASIIAGCVYTTHGGLFRSTHTGPFRRTKRKRAHNVELGSLEDLSKVNRLLIDAPDGGPNVLLGDVLWSNPSMDDGLFESVNQGMGLSWGPDCTEAFLKQSNLKLILRSHEGPDARAGQDDFGDMLSGYSMDHHGESGTLYTLFSAPDYPQFGETKYYNEGAFAILKPPNFERPSFHSFKAVERPEVHGQPTTDRSSSSRSIFPPWISSKVDFEALGISNPPSWSVPLADDAGGVQVVPIPRAPMVEGLPLPSDLQEPHKAAFEYLFELIAALKHIISARVTENGVQKSAEGCVPNDSEVNVNQAKKGGAPYESQEQTNEVNLKQAEDQVERQDQNNEVSLKQAEKGSIPDESQGQNYEVSLKHSEKGSAPDESQGQNYEVSLKQSKKGSALDESQGQNYEASLKRAVEVSTPYESQVQYNEVNLMQVEERSTPYESQGKNNDANLKQAGERITQDESQGQNYEVNLKQPLKKSTPDESQEQNNEVKAVEEKSNTDECLRQNNDVNLIRAMEEGTPCASQAQRNEADLMQVEEESSRDKRQGQINEVNSVREIEASIQGDNLMQVEEEGTQDKSEGKNNEANSMQKPEGNSREESQEQNNEANLMQVEEEGTQDKSHGQNNEANLMEKKDGNSQDESQGQNNEAELMQKKEGNRQDESQRQNNETNLMLVEEGTQDKSQVQNNEANMMQKKEGNNQDENQGQNSEANLMQVEEEGTQDKSQGQSKSQGLNNEANSMLIKEGNTQDERQEQNNEDHLKQTEEESTPVERQGPNNKDHLKQTEEESTPVERQGQNNEDHLKQTEEESNPVERQGQNNENHLKQTEEESTQVERQGQNNEDHFKQTEEESTPVERQGQTTSSS